In Desulfomonile tiedjei DSM 6799, a genomic segment contains:
- the cheB gene encoding chemotaxis-specific protein-glutamate methyltransferase CheB, whose amino-acid sequence MIKVLVVEDSPVALELLKHILSSDPEITVVGTATNGLEAVEFVQRERPDVVTMDIIMPKMDGFEATRQIMGTCPVPIVIVSASLVREEVEKTWRAVEAGAVAVLEKPRYVGLGRTTEEGERLVQTVKLMSQVKVVRRWNKASSAVPAPKTSLPSPRPIAKPDRQIVPVSEQKIKLVAIGASTGGPPVLQQIFSSLPLSFPAPILLVQHISPGFTHGFVDWLNRTATLQARLADDGERIIPGNIYVAPDGHQMKVDAGGRIILTTEEAENGIRPSISYLFRSVAHAFGAKSMGILLTGMGRDGADELKTMRDKGALTIAQDKESSIVYGMPMEAVRLGAAQYSLPPDKIIDMLMKISS is encoded by the coding sequence ATGATCAAAGTCTTGGTGGTTGAAGACTCACCGGTGGCGTTGGAACTGCTGAAGCATATTCTTTCGTCCGATCCCGAGATAACCGTAGTCGGCACAGCGACGAACGGTCTCGAAGCCGTTGAATTCGTGCAGCGCGAGCGGCCCGACGTGGTTACGATGGACATCATCATGCCCAAAATGGACGGTTTTGAAGCCACTCGTCAGATCATGGGAACTTGTCCCGTTCCCATAGTCATAGTCAGTGCAAGCCTGGTGCGTGAAGAAGTGGAGAAAACCTGGCGCGCAGTAGAAGCGGGTGCTGTGGCAGTCCTCGAAAAACCCCGGTACGTCGGTTTGGGGCGAACCACGGAAGAAGGGGAGCGACTCGTCCAAACAGTAAAGCTCATGTCCCAGGTCAAAGTGGTCAGGAGATGGAACAAGGCTTCTTCTGCTGTGCCGGCACCCAAGACGAGCCTGCCGTCCCCTCGTCCGATTGCGAAACCCGATCGACAAATCGTCCCTGTTTCCGAACAAAAAATTAAACTGGTGGCGATAGGAGCTTCTACCGGCGGTCCACCCGTGCTGCAACAGATCTTCTCCAGTTTACCGCTGTCCTTTCCAGCTCCCATACTCCTGGTTCAGCACATATCCCCGGGATTCACCCACGGATTTGTAGATTGGCTTAACCGAACTGCCACGCTGCAGGCTCGCCTTGCGGATGACGGCGAGCGAATTATCCCGGGCAACATATATGTGGCACCTGACGGTCACCAGATGAAGGTCGATGCCGGAGGTCGGATTATCCTCACCACGGAAGAAGCTGAAAACGGTATCCGCCCTTCAATTTCGTATCTATTCCGCTCTGTGGCGCATGCTTTCGGTGCTAAATCCATGGGTATCCTGCTCACAGGAATGGGGAGAGACGGGGCGGACGAGTTGAAGACCATGCGCGACAAAGGAGCGCTTACAATCGCTCAAGACAAGGAAAGTAGTATTGTTTACGGTATGCCGATGGAAGCGGTGAGACTGGGGGCAGCCCAGTATTCGCTCCCACCGGACAAGATTATTGACATGTTGATGAAGATCTCCTCGTAG
- a CDS encoding response regulator: protein MDAQYAATPGTQILVVEDSPTQAMLLEHLLEKNGYEVVVASSGKQALEVLESFRPALIISDIVMPEMDGFEMSKAVKGDPRLRDIPVILLTALSDPEDVIRGMEARVDFYLTKPYDEDFLLSKVASIISRPVERTKANGCQSMKINLWGKIYEVSVIPELSLSLLASTYENTIQINRELHREIAERKRIEEELRVTVKRLKEMESIIEISPAVAFVRKAEDGWPIEFVSDNVLQFDYESEDLLSGNIKYFDIIHPEDRDSVIEEVERSLKDKDLEEFSREYRILTGYGETRWVDDRTFVRRNSKGIVTHYQGIILDVTHRRDEI, encoded by the coding sequence ATGGATGCACAATACGCTGCAACTCCGGGAACTCAAATATTGGTGGTCGAAGACAGTCCCACTCAAGCCATGCTGTTAGAACATCTCTTGGAGAAAAACGGCTATGAAGTTGTAGTGGCCTCTTCGGGAAAACAGGCCCTGGAAGTGCTGGAGTCCTTCAGGCCTGCCCTCATCATCAGCGACATCGTGATGCCCGAAATGGACGGCTTCGAGATGTCCAAAGCAGTCAAAGGCGACCCGAGGCTTCGAGATATTCCCGTAATTCTTTTGACCGCGCTTTCCGATCCGGAGGATGTGATCAGAGGCATGGAAGCGCGTGTGGATTTCTATCTCACCAAACCGTACGATGAGGATTTCCTTCTGTCCAAGGTAGCCTCTATCATATCTCGGCCAGTGGAAAGGACAAAAGCGAACGGCTGTCAATCCATGAAGATCAACCTGTGGGGAAAGATTTATGAAGTCTCGGTAATCCCGGAACTTTCCCTCAGCTTGTTGGCATCTACGTATGAAAATACGATCCAGATCAACCGTGAGTTGCATCGTGAAATAGCCGAACGCAAGCGGATTGAAGAAGAACTGCGAGTCACGGTGAAGAGACTCAAGGAAATGGAATCTATCATTGAGATCAGTCCCGCTGTTGCTTTTGTGCGCAAGGCTGAAGACGGATGGCCTATCGAATTCGTTTCGGATAATGTGCTTCAATTCGATTACGAATCTGAAGACTTGCTGAGCGGAAACATAAAGTATTTCGATATCATTCACCCCGAGGACAGGGACAGCGTGATTGAGGAAGTGGAAAGAAGCCTCAAGGATAAGGACCTTGAGGAGTTCAGTCGTGAATACAGGATTCTTACAGGTTATGGCGAAACACGGTGGGTGGACGATCGAACATTTGTGAGAAGAAATTCCAAAGGCATTGTTACTCATTATCAGGGAATCATCTTGGATGTCACGCATCGCAGAGATGAAATTTGA
- a CDS encoding response regulator codes for MVKTTCSILIVDADHSEAKSLAGILKENGHSVLVARDAGHAVSILEFRGFDVLIVDLAASHAQDLDLISWACCICPKPRIVATGYPSLKDEQSVSDRGADLFLRKPVDTNKLTRFLVQSRSRSSFSGKVNDVDIIEYVQFVLLCGGKTILEVTSTMGTTSRLFISEGHVVHAECGVLQGEQALYRCLGWREGSFSHAPWSEPERVTIRKPGEFILVEAVRKRDDAWTGNNVGAPVDDEQD; via the coding sequence ATGGTAAAGACTACCTGTTCCATACTCATAGTTGATGCGGATCACAGCGAGGCCAAATCTTTGGCCGGAATACTGAAAGAGAACGGGCATTCCGTCCTGGTGGCCAGAGATGCAGGTCACGCTGTTTCTATCCTGGAATTTAGAGGGTTTGACGTCTTGATAGTCGATTTGGCTGCTTCTCACGCACAAGACCTGGATCTGATCAGTTGGGCGTGCTGCATCTGCCCCAAACCCAGGATAGTAGCTACCGGTTACCCGTCCTTAAAAGACGAACAATCGGTGTCCGATCGCGGAGCAGACTTGTTCCTGCGCAAACCTGTCGATACAAATAAACTGACCCGATTTCTCGTGCAGTCCCGCAGCAGAAGCTCGTTTTCAGGCAAAGTGAACGATGTGGATATCATCGAATACGTGCAATTTGTGCTTCTGTGTGGTGGCAAGACAATCCTGGAGGTTACTTCCACAATGGGGACCACGAGCAGATTATTTATCTCGGAAGGCCATGTGGTTCATGCCGAATGCGGTGTTCTCCAGGGAGAACAGGCTCTCTATCGGTGCCTTGGTTGGCGGGAAGGATCTTTCAGCCATGCACCATGGAGCGAACCCGAACGTGTCACTATCAGGAAACCCGGAGAATTCATTCTCGTAGAGGCTGTTCGTAAAAGGGATGATGCCTGGACCGGTAATAACGTTGGCGCTCCTGTTGATGACGAGCAGGACTGA
- a CDS encoding GTP-binding protein, whose protein sequence is MAIIRAKSNEIQCKIVYYGPGRGGKTTNLIMIHKAIGAKIRGELISINTAGDRTIFFDFLPMDLGMIRNLNIKISVYTVPGQVRYNDTRKLVLRGVDGVVFVADSMEIRRAQNIESFQNFRENLDLLNVKSSSISVVLQYNKRDLESQNGTRIMPIEQMEEDLNPNGEWPWIGASAVSGQGVKETFKRICMLTVANVGKQLI, encoded by the coding sequence ATGGCCATTATCCGCGCCAAATCCAATGAGATTCAATGCAAAATCGTGTACTACGGTCCCGGAAGAGGCGGAAAAACAACTAATCTGATTATGATTCACAAGGCAATTGGAGCCAAGATTCGCGGCGAGTTGATTTCGATCAATACCGCGGGAGACCGTACGATATTTTTCGATTTTCTGCCCATGGATTTGGGGATGATTCGGAATTTGAACATAAAGATTTCGGTGTATACCGTTCCCGGTCAAGTGCGCTATAACGATACGCGCAAGCTCGTGCTCAGAGGAGTTGACGGAGTCGTCTTTGTGGCTGATTCCATGGAAATCCGTCGTGCGCAGAATATCGAGAGCTTTCAAAACTTTCGAGAAAATCTCGATTTGCTGAATGTGAAATCTTCGTCGATCTCAGTCGTGCTTCAGTACAACAAACGCGACCTGGAGTCGCAAAACGGAACGCGGATAATGCCCATCGAACAAATGGAAGAGGATCTGAACCCTAATGGCGAATGGCCCTGGATAGGAGCCAGCGCGGTGTCCGGTCAGGGAGTCAAGGAAACGTTTAAGCGCATTTGCATGCTTACGGTTGCAAACGTTGGTAAACAACTGATATGA
- a CDS encoding PAS domain S-box protein, translating into MAESRVHELLSGLTVVLRSNGDARKTDKKRVDKRKLLKSRGPAPQVIIYTRHPDGDFGPTFISDNIISQLGYAPQELIENPSAWEAALHPDDKERVLSSRGELFGLGHLVQEYRLRHKNKEFRWIRDELNLVRDSSGKPSEILGSWIDITERRQVEQALRESEARYRSLVDRSPMGMISFDTNGEITEFNPAVLSILGASHLDIEDAMDLFSLLPLVEAGISEAIVHCLESGESGVGEFQYKAKSDRQVHTQVHVVPIRDGDNHISGAHGFLLDISDQKRAEELIIGSERLKVLGQISTGVGHTFSNLLQVVSGNVNMALTNLDLKDSEAVKGNLEQIMEGVRSATEAVRWMQQFARRKSDSSQKHEIFDLSEAVEEAVEMCKLWSKTLLDRRKIHIKHEVELAPGCHILGVQDQVAWVALNLLKNAVEAMPRGGTIRTKTYVKDRLAVLSVQDSGIGIPPENMKHITTAFWTSKEAHAGMGLPFSCGILRSHNGTMGVKRVRPRGSLFLIRFPYVNPLLKKTESRDPLNKGLRILFIDDDERIVRVFERGLRVLGHSLVPAYSGQQGLKLFAQTPIDAVVCDLAMSEISGWEVAKSVAKYCKENERQKPPFIMLTGWARQLDEDEVQMHPEVDRILQKPVKVPHLVEMVQEEIGRIQSQEDFSGRIGGIDILEYMQLLLLNGREMLVSIQSREGEKGLIFVHKGEIVHAVTGAMEGEEALYHCLLFKGGSFSSLPWRDPDHKSITKPGVFLLIEAARKRDERKDSLSQDIPLLQSE; encoded by the coding sequence ATGGCTGAAAGTCGCGTTCATGAACTGCTCTCGGGACTCACGGTAGTATTGCGCTCCAATGGAGATGCGAGAAAAACAGACAAAAAACGCGTCGATAAGAGAAAGCTGCTGAAATCTCGCGGTCCGGCGCCGCAGGTGATCATCTATACGCGCCATCCTGACGGAGATTTCGGCCCCACATTCATCAGCGACAATATCATCTCCCAACTTGGATATGCACCTCAGGAACTCATAGAGAATCCTTCCGCCTGGGAAGCTGCTCTCCATCCCGACGACAAGGAGCGGGTGTTATCTTCAAGAGGCGAACTTTTCGGTCTCGGTCACCTGGTCCAGGAGTACCGGCTCAGACATAAAAATAAAGAATTTCGCTGGATAAGAGATGAACTGAACCTGGTCAGGGACTCCTCGGGGAAACCTTCCGAAATTCTAGGTTCCTGGATTGACATCACCGAACGGAGGCAGGTCGAACAGGCCCTGAGGGAGAGTGAAGCGAGATATCGATCGCTCGTGGATAGATCTCCCATGGGAATGATTTCTTTCGATACCAACGGAGAAATCACCGAATTCAATCCTGCAGTCCTGAGCATACTCGGAGCATCTCATCTCGATATTGAAGACGCGATGGACTTGTTTTCGCTTCTCCCTCTGGTGGAGGCGGGTATATCCGAAGCCATAGTCCATTGTCTCGAATCGGGCGAATCCGGCGTAGGTGAGTTCCAGTACAAAGCCAAATCGGACAGGCAGGTCCATACCCAGGTCCATGTTGTTCCTATTCGTGATGGAGATAATCACATTTCGGGGGCGCATGGGTTCCTGCTGGACATATCCGACCAGAAGCGGGCTGAAGAGCTCATCATTGGTTCCGAGCGGCTTAAAGTGTTGGGTCAGATTTCTACAGGAGTGGGCCACACGTTCAGCAACCTGCTGCAGGTTGTTTCCGGTAACGTGAACATGGCGCTGACAAACCTGGATCTGAAAGACTCCGAAGCGGTGAAAGGTAATCTCGAGCAAATCATGGAGGGTGTTCGGTCTGCAACCGAAGCAGTGAGATGGATGCAGCAATTCGCCCGACGGAAATCGGACAGTTCGCAGAAACACGAGATCTTCGACCTTTCGGAAGCGGTGGAAGAAGCCGTAGAAATGTGTAAGCTCTGGTCCAAGACATTGCTGGACCGTAGGAAAATCCACATCAAACATGAAGTTGAACTGGCTCCGGGATGCCACATACTGGGGGTCCAGGACCAGGTAGCATGGGTCGCTCTCAACCTTCTCAAGAATGCCGTTGAAGCGATGCCCAGAGGGGGTACGATCAGGACCAAGACGTACGTGAAGGACCGACTCGCGGTTCTGAGCGTTCAGGACAGCGGAATCGGGATTCCTCCGGAAAATATGAAACACATTACAACCGCTTTCTGGACCTCGAAAGAGGCTCATGCCGGCATGGGTTTGCCTTTCAGTTGTGGAATACTGAGATCGCACAATGGGACCATGGGCGTAAAACGGGTCAGACCCAGAGGCAGCCTGTTTCTCATTCGGTTCCCGTACGTGAATCCCCTGCTGAAAAAGACCGAAAGCAGGGATCCCCTGAACAAAGGACTCAGAATACTCTTCATCGATGATGACGAGAGAATCGTTAGAGTCTTTGAGCGGGGCTTGAGAGTGCTCGGTCATTCACTGGTTCCGGCTTATTCAGGCCAGCAGGGACTGAAGTTGTTTGCTCAAACGCCAATTGATGCTGTCGTTTGCGACCTGGCCATGTCTGAGATAAGCGGTTGGGAAGTGGCCAAGAGTGTGGCCAAATACTGCAAAGAAAACGAGAGACAAAAACCTCCTTTCATTATGCTCACCGGATGGGCGCGCCAGCTTGATGAAGATGAGGTGCAAATGCACCCGGAAGTCGATCGAATACTTCAGAAACCGGTTAAAGTCCCGCATCTGGTGGAAATGGTCCAGGAAGAAATAGGGCGAATTCAGTCACAAGAAGATTTCTCCGGTCGTATCGGAGGAATCGACATACTCGAGTACATGCAGCTTCTTCTTCTCAACGGCCGGGAGATGCTTGTGTCTATCCAGTCCAGAGAAGGGGAGAAAGGGCTTATCTTTGTCCATAAAGGCGAGATAGTCCATGCCGTGACCGGTGCCATGGAAGGGGAAGAGGCACTCTACCACTGCCTGTTATTCAAAGGTGGAAGCTTTTCCAGCTTGCCGTGGCGTGACCCGGATCACAAAAGTATCACCAAACCCGGTGTATTCCTTCTTATAGAGGCTGCTCGCAAGAGAGACGAACGCAAGGACAGCCTCAGTCAAGACATCCCGCTGTTGCAATCCGAGTAA
- a CDS encoding PRC-barrel domain-containing protein, protein MDVNKILLTHAALADAECQCYDGEERPDVSSGDFRAFFRRHDCIRRIALVAETTYFARSFGSGLRLPVVESRLENRSLDRTDMNGISSLPGMKLEYGIETGNWYGFPPQDRTRARTKAANVYGEMIDPVKAEPFGPGSLFLPCASKRRAVKKRLMEITMKKINILMMILSFVLVAFVSGQALAQSDVGKMTAPGAQSPADRPGGTMDREMQKDVSSMPHVSKAEMPMRVSKLIGRDVVNKNDEKLGEVHDFILDKDGKISYMIISHGGLLGIGDKLTPVPWNKVASAGEVQMDTRDNLVLNIAKATLDQAPTFSSTDYMNFAQRDFQNKIDQHFAGTTGP, encoded by the coding sequence GTGGATGTGAATAAAATTCTGCTGACTCATGCTGCATTGGCCGATGCTGAATGCCAATGCTACGATGGTGAAGAACGCCCGGATGTCTCTTCAGGAGATTTTCGCGCATTTTTTCGTAGACATGACTGCATCAGAAGAATCGCCTTAGTAGCAGAGACGACGTATTTTGCCCGAAGCTTTGGCTCGGGCTTGAGGCTGCCGGTGGTGGAGAGCCGACTTGAGAATCGGTCTTTGGACCGTACAGATATGAATGGCATTTCGTCCCTCCCCGGGATGAAACTTGAGTATGGAATCGAAACAGGCAATTGGTACGGATTCCCGCCTCAAGATCGAACACGGGCACGAACAAAAGCGGCAAATGTGTACGGGGAGATGATTGACCCGGTGAAAGCAGAGCCGTTCGGGCCCGGTTCCCTATTTCTCCCATGCGCGTCGAAGCGGCGTGCTGTTAAAAAGAGACTCATGGAGATTACAATGAAGAAGATTAACATCCTTATGATGATACTGTCGTTTGTTCTTGTTGCATTCGTTTCGGGGCAGGCACTTGCACAAAGCGATGTAGGCAAGATGACTGCTCCGGGCGCCCAAAGTCCGGCAGACAGACCTGGTGGCACAATGGATCGTGAGATGCAAAAAGATGTATCCTCAATGCCTCACGTATCGAAGGCCGAGATGCCCATGCGCGTATCCAAGTTAATCGGTAGGGATGTTGTGAACAAGAACGATGAGAAGCTTGGAGAGGTACACGATTTTATCCTGGATAAAGACGGGAAGATCAGTTACATGATCATTAGCCACGGCGGTCTGTTGGGGATCGGTGACAAGCTGACTCCTGTCCCGTGGAATAAGGTCGCTTCTGCAGGTGAAGTCCAAATGGATACCAGAGACAATCTGGTGCTAAACATCGCAAAGGCGACATTGGATCAAGCTCCAACTTTTAGCAGCACCGATTATATGAACTTCGCACAACGCGATTTCCAAAATAAGATAGACCAGCATTTTGCTGGTACGACCGGCCCGTAA
- a CDS encoding sensor histidine kinase — protein sequence MRWGILVNLAIILFVSGVLLFIAFCASLERAAVDSRVYQAAVLFEALQKQILSDRGKDRMWERVRDLCREQMGFGLLLYDAHGTLIGGCGLDTNTDKPDQTKTGKTVRAEKWPTGLFHGMVVTVDSTGDFPEGIRTARGIMHIPASVFAPAWKFFGAYLVLTQGALFFLGYLLFHRTVIGPLADAADLARKAAGFIDLPSDSYPAGRGDDIQKIASRLRVIIAKILDDRQKMEALIVQLSTANKDLEKAQQGLVRSEKLAGVGRLAAGLAHEIGNPLQILMGYTELLERNAHVESRAEILTRMSAELKRINEILRHLLEFARPIRKQIEICNINELVKSCSALILGRKGFRNITFQIDLAEELPLLETEPEKLRQTLVNLLFNAADAIGDSGGTISLRTSATPDRVLIEVEDSGCGIPESDLSKIFDPFFTTKEPGKGTGLGLAVCLALVESLDGSIQISSVVGTGTTVLVSLPIREPSVI from the coding sequence ATGCGCTGGGGAATTCTCGTCAATCTCGCGATCATACTGTTCGTCAGCGGCGTACTGCTCTTCATCGCGTTTTGCGCCTCATTGGAACGAGCAGCAGTAGATTCCCGAGTCTATCAGGCCGCTGTCCTCTTTGAAGCTCTTCAGAAGCAGATTCTTTCAGATCGCGGGAAAGACCGCATGTGGGAACGTGTGAGAGATCTGTGTCGCGAACAGATGGGTTTCGGTCTTTTGTTGTACGATGCTCACGGCACACTGATCGGCGGCTGCGGTCTCGACACAAACACTGACAAACCGGATCAGACAAAAACAGGAAAAACGGTAAGAGCAGAGAAATGGCCGACAGGTCTGTTTCATGGAATGGTGGTGACTGTAGATTCAACCGGAGATTTCCCTGAAGGAATCAGGACCGCTCGTGGAATCATGCATATTCCCGCATCCGTTTTTGCCCCTGCCTGGAAATTTTTTGGAGCTTATCTCGTTCTGACGCAAGGAGCCCTCTTTTTCCTCGGGTACCTTCTCTTTCATCGTACCGTCATCGGGCCGCTTGCCGATGCAGCGGACTTGGCCAGGAAAGCTGCCGGCTTCATCGATCTACCTTCTGATTCCTATCCCGCAGGCCGCGGAGACGACATTCAGAAAATCGCATCTCGGCTCAGAGTGATCATAGCGAAAATACTCGACGATCGGCAAAAAATGGAAGCTCTCATAGTTCAATTGAGCACCGCCAACAAAGACCTTGAAAAGGCCCAACAGGGACTGGTTCGTTCCGAAAAGCTCGCAGGCGTAGGTCGATTGGCGGCAGGTCTGGCGCACGAAATCGGCAACCCGCTCCAGATTCTCATGGGATACACGGAGCTCCTTGAAAGAAATGCACATGTGGAGTCTCGCGCCGAAATACTTACGCGCATGAGCGCGGAACTCAAACGAATCAATGAAATACTCCGGCACCTTCTGGAATTCGCACGGCCGATACGGAAACAGATCGAAATCTGTAATATCAATGAACTGGTCAAAAGCTGCAGTGCGCTGATCCTGGGGCGAAAAGGTTTTCGAAATATCACGTTCCAGATCGATCTGGCTGAAGAACTTCCCTTGCTCGAGACTGAACCGGAAAAATTACGACAGACGCTTGTGAATCTCCTCTTCAATGCAGCCGATGCCATTGGGGACTCTGGCGGCACAATTTCTCTACGCACCAGTGCGACTCCGGATCGGGTCCTCATCGAGGTGGAGGATTCTGGCTGTGGAATACCGGAATCGGATCTCAGCAAGATATTCGATCCCTTCTTCACGACCAAAGAGCCTGGAAAAGGAACCGGACTCGGCCTTGCCGTCTGTTTGGCCCTTGTGGAATCGCTTGACGGGTCGATTCAGATCAGCTCCGTTGTGGGCACAGGAACTACAGTGCTCGTCTCGTTACCGATTCGAGAACCATCAGTCATTTGA
- a CDS encoding phosphatidylserine decarboxylase family protein produces MINKAGHYEPIAREGFVFFVPFLVISFLCWLLDYPFTSFVFLLVSVVVAAFFRNPDRVPPLGAGLVLSPADGTVAEVVEHAQSENLPGVPLKRISVFMSVLNVHVNRWPISGIVQSIRHVPGRFLDAREPAASDVNEHNAIVLTGEGVTIAVVQIAGILARRIACWVKEGDMVCRGDRFGLIRFGSRLDIYLPQEFDFQVYPGDRVRAGESIIARRNKSNR; encoded by the coding sequence ATGATCAACAAGGCCGGACATTATGAACCCATCGCACGGGAAGGATTCGTATTCTTTGTTCCCTTTCTCGTGATTTCATTCTTATGCTGGCTCCTCGATTATCCATTCACATCATTTGTGTTCCTGCTGGTATCCGTTGTTGTTGCTGCCTTCTTCAGAAATCCCGATCGCGTTCCTCCTTTAGGCGCTGGGCTGGTCTTATCCCCCGCGGATGGAACCGTCGCAGAAGTAGTCGAACACGCGCAGTCGGAAAATCTTCCCGGAGTGCCTCTGAAGCGCATAAGTGTATTCATGTCTGTGCTGAATGTACATGTGAACCGATGGCCGATTTCCGGGATTGTTCAGTCGATCCGTCATGTTCCGGGCCGGTTTCTCGATGCACGAGAACCCGCTGCATCTGACGTTAACGAGCACAATGCAATAGTCCTGACCGGTGAAGGAGTTACGATCGCAGTAGTTCAAATTGCCGGCATCTTGGCAAGACGTATCGCCTGCTGGGTGAAAGAAGGAGACATGGTCTGCCGAGGAGACAGATTTGGACTCATACGGTTCGGCTCTCGCCTGGATATTTACCTTCCCCAGGAATTCGATTTCCAGGTTTACCCTGGCGACCGCGTCAGAGCAGGAGAAAGCATTATCGCCAGAAGGAACAAATCCAACCGATAA
- the ilvN gene encoding acetolactate synthase small subunit, whose translation MNDDRHVISVLVENKPGVLARVAGMFSGRAFNIHSLTVAPTFDSNYSRMTIVTHGSEQIIEQIVKQLRKLINVVKVQDLTAGDYVDRELILVRVKATASSRGDILRIADIFRGKVVDVSHETLTVEASGTQSKIDAFLELLAPAGITELIRTGTVAIPRAKKTLKAASAAE comes from the coding sequence ATGAACGACGACAGACACGTTATTTCGGTCCTGGTGGAAAACAAGCCCGGCGTGCTCGCTCGCGTTGCGGGTATGTTTTCAGGTCGAGCTTTCAACATTCATTCTCTGACGGTTGCTCCAACCTTCGATAGCAACTATTCCCGCATGACTATCGTCACACACGGTAGCGAACAGATAATCGAGCAAATCGTCAAGCAACTCCGAAAACTGATCAATGTGGTCAAAGTGCAGGATTTGACTGCCGGAGATTACGTGGACAGGGAGTTGATTCTTGTGCGCGTAAAGGCAACTGCCTCAAGCCGTGGAGACATTCTCAGAATAGCCGATATCTTCAGAGGCAAAGTCGTGGATGTCAGCCATGAGACGTTGACTGTTGAGGCTTCCGGTACTCAAAGCAAGATCGATGCATTCCTGGAATTGCTCGCTCCCGCCGGCATCACCGAGCTGATTCGTACGGGAACGGTCGCTATTCCAAGGGCCAAGAAGACGCTCAAGGCCGCGAGTGCTGCCGAATGA